The nucleotide window AGTCGGCGTTTTCGGCCAGGAAGCCATAACCGGGATGAATGGCATCCGCGTCGGTCACTTCCGCAGCACTGATGATGGCAGGGATGTTCAGGTACGAATCCACGGAGGGAGCCGGACCAATGCAAACAGCTTCGTCAGCCAGGCGGACGTGCATGAGGTCACGATCGGCCTTGGAGTAGACCGCCACGGTGCGAATGCCCATTTCCTTGCAGGCACGCAGGATACGCAGGGCGATTTCACCACGGTTGGCAATGACAACCTTTTCCAGCATGAGAGATGCCTCCCTTAAACGATCGAGAAGAGAGGCTGGTCAAACTCAACCGGTTCGCCGTCTTCCACCAGGATGGCATCAATGGTGCCGGATTTGTCTGCTTCGATCTGGTTCATCATCTTCATGGCCTCAACGATGCACAGTACATCGCCGGCTTGAACCTTCTTGCCTACTTCGGCAAACATCGGAGCGCCCGGAGCCGGGGAGCGATAGAAGGTACCTACCATGGGGGAGCGAACCATGTGGCCACTGGGAGCCTCGGCTGCGGCAGGCGCTGCTGCTGGCTCCGCAGGGGCTGCTGCAGGTGCGGCTGCCGGCGCCAACGGCGGGGCAGCGTAATATTGTGCCGGTGCTGCAGGCTGACGGCTGCCACGGCTGATGCGAACGGACTCTTCGCCTTCACAAATTTCCAGCTCTTCAATGCCGGACTCTTCCAGCAGCTCAATCAGTTTCTTGATTTTGCGAATATCCATGTCTCTAAACCATCCAGTTATTCGGGGG belongs to Alcanivorax sediminis and includes:
- the accB gene encoding acetyl-CoA carboxylase biotin carboxyl carrier protein, which codes for MDIRKIKKLIELLEESGIEELEICEGEESVRISRGSRQPAAPAQYYAAPPLAPAAAPAAAPAEPAAAPAAAEAPSGHMVRSPMVGTFYRSPAPGAPMFAEVGKKVQAGDVLCIVEAMKMMNQIEADKSGTIDAILVEDGEPVEFDQPLFSIV